Proteins encoded together in one Chitinophaga sp. LS1 window:
- a CDS encoding transposase → MFCEPKDTTLGIISEGIIRKWILPHLSIGKRGYKSKVDLVKVVSLILKRLKTGCQWRELSIKEYFPNGEITWQGVYYYFNKWSSDGSWKLIWINLLKENRQILDLSSIQLDGSHTPSKRGGYAVGYQGRKSCKTSNSLFLSDNQGQILSVSEPQSGNHNDLYNIVSTFEEMLTTLEEATINTKGLFLNADAGFDGGEFREYCMEKELEANIATNSRNSKQTSESYQYFDDQLYKRRYKIEQANAWMDSFKALIIRFETKAANWRALQWIAILVLFCKKLKD, encoded by the coding sequence TTGTTTTGCGAACCAAAAGATACTACCCTGGGAATCATAAGCGAAGGTATAATAAGAAAATGGATATTGCCGCATTTAAGTATAGGAAAGCGAGGATATAAGTCAAAAGTGGATTTGGTGAAAGTAGTAAGCTTGATATTAAAACGGTTAAAAACGGGCTGTCAGTGGCGAGAATTAAGTATTAAAGAATATTTCCCCAATGGTGAAATTACGTGGCAAGGCGTGTATTACTACTTTAATAAATGGAGCAGCGATGGATCGTGGAAACTTATCTGGATAAATCTTTTAAAGGAAAATCGCCAAATCCTTGATTTGTCTTCGATTCAATTAGATGGAAGTCATACACCATCGAAGCGAGGAGGCTATGCAGTAGGCTATCAGGGTCGAAAATCATGCAAAACGAGTAATAGTTTGTTTTTGAGTGACAATCAAGGCCAGATACTTAGTGTAAGCGAGCCACAATCCGGCAATCACAATGATCTTTATAATATTGTTTCAACTTTTGAAGAAATGCTAACCACCCTCGAAGAGGCTACAATAAATACGAAAGGATTGTTCTTAAATGCAGATGCAGGATTTGATGGAGGAGAATTCAGAGAATACTGTATGGAAAAGGAATTGGAAGCTAATATCGCTACCAATTCCCGTAATAGCAAGCAAACCAGTGAGTCATATCAATACTTTGATGATCAATTATATAAAAGACGCTACAAGATCGAACAAGCAAATGCCTGGATGGATAGCTTCAAAGCATTAATAATTAGATTTGAAACAAAAGCGGCTAACTGGAGAGCATTACAATGGATCGCAATCTTAGTCCTCTTTTGTAAAAAATTAAAAGACTAA